The Coffea arabica cultivar ET-39 chromosome 10e, Coffea Arabica ET-39 HiFi, whole genome shotgun sequence region TATTCATTTGGATTTTGAGTGTCTATCCAATATTGACATTTTAAATGGTGCTAAAATATCGACAAAAATTAAGCTTACTGTTCATATTCATGAAACGCCACATTTTTCTTTTAGAGTTTTGCAAAGCGATTCCAGCAACACCTACTTTACCCACCAATATCACTTCACCAAAGGTTGTAACTTTTAAGGTTATAACTTTTGCATCCACTAAACATTATTTAGGGCCACCAAGTTCTTAACAATTTATCTGAGCATATGCATGAATGTATAACTTACATTTACGTACATATCCATGCATATGTTCATACCCGTACGGAGATTATCTTCCCAGATATCACACCAGAGAAAGCTAACAAAATTTTAACGAACATGCATCTTTACAAACATGCTACAAAACACAAGAACGGAGGAAACCAAACATCTGGCAGAGAttctttggaaaattaagaagcAATTCTTTTACAGGACTTCAATACTCCTTCCACTAGTAAGCGAAATACAGAAGCAGCTATTATACAGTTGAAGTTAGAGTTTCACTAAACTTATGCAGCCAAAAAAGGTCTTCAAAGATTAACAAAATTCTAGATTAAAGACGATACAGTGAATTTTATACTTTAAAAAGTTTTCACACTTTAACATTTACTACATACTTCTGATCCCACTAAGCTCTACCTTTCTACTTCTTACATTCTCATTTTGTTTTCAAAGTTCAGCATGTTGTGGAGATAAAACAATGATAATTGTGATAAACCACACAAATTCTGTGTTAACTTGTACTTATGACGAAGCAGCATGAAGGCCATCAGAAAAATTTTTCTTCAGCCAAAATGATAATTGTGTTAAACCGCACAAATTCTCTGTTTTGGTTTCAAAACTTTTTCCTGAGCCAAAATGGTCAGTCAACTAATAAGCGCATACAATTTTTTGTTACTCATTTAATAAAAGTGTACGTTCTTTAAGTAATAAAACTTAGAGCAAATGGAATACATTGTCACCAAACCATTAACTTTGACTTCCTTCAGTCACTTAAACAATTTATTTATAGCTAAAAATGTCACTCAACTCTTAAAAGCATCACTCAACTCTTAAATGTCACTCAACTATACTCAACTCAACTCCATGCAATTCAGGAGTTAAGGTTGGGGAAGAGTCACGGACCTTACATTCACGAAAGTTTTTTAGGGGCAAAAATGTCTAGAAAATCTTTCagggaaattttgaaaagaaaaaatgtttcGGGAATCAAAATAGCTAAATCAGAGAAATAGAGACTCCAACTAAATTATATAACAAGCTGCTACACCTGTCTAATTAATAAAACAAAGCCTCCACTACTACCACCTTCACTAGCAGGGTTCCTACTCCCTATCTCTCTCCCTGCCCCTCGTGGCACTCATTTCAACGAAGATGATGACATCACTCTTTCCCCCCACTCACTCTAACTAAATTATATAACAAGTCCCTACACCCGTCTAAGTAATATAACAAAGCCCTTAATACTACAACCTTCACTACCAGAGATCCTACTCCCTATCTCTCTCCCTACCCCTCCTGGTACTCATTTCAACAAGGATGATGAAATCACTCTTTCCCACCTCCCCGGTCAACTCAAATCCCTCAATTCCCCAAACCCAAAACCACCACCAAGAACAATATTAGCTATTTGACAAGGCAGTTTTGTTCAACAATTACTTCCTCCCAGCACTTAAGAGCCAATTATTCTCCCTGGGCTTTTGTGAGGAAGCCCAGCACCCTATCATCTTCTGCTTGCTGCATCATCTTGATACCCTGGTGAAAAATTGATTTCTATTTCGGGGTTtattaagaaaacaaaaagactgGATTTTTGGAGAAAGCTTGTTAGATTGAGTGTAATGGGATTGTAAATTCATAATCAGGTTTCAATCAATTCCTGAGATTGAGAAGTGGATTTCTGAATAAGTAAATGAGATTGTCCGTCTAGATGTGATAAGGAACTATATGTGCATGCAATTCATGTGACATCCTTTCTACATGCATTAGACGGGATGACCAAATGGTTACCTTTTAAGAGTTGAGTGACATTTTTTACTCAAACAAAAGTTTAACCAGAAGAGGTCAAAGTTAATGGTATGGTGACATTGCGCACCACCTGCTCTAGAACTTACATTTTTTGTTCAGAAAAATATGCCAGACTTAATTGAATGATCATTTTAGCAAAAGCAAAAGTTGACCTATCAAATCATGGAACTTTGAATAGTTTAACAATCATTTGCACAGTTTGGTCAGAAAACATTGCAGTTATGTTTTTCAATAAACAATGTCACGGACCATCTTTTTCCTTTGGTAGTTGTGCTGCTTTCAGAACTTTAAAACTGACAAGAGTTAAAGCTTAATCTAGAGGCAATAGCAGAAACAGATGCTTTTGTAGATGATTTTGTTTTGGACAAATTCTCCATTTCTTAAACTGTGCCCAAGTTGACCGTGCAATAAAACTTGAAACGGAGGAAGTACTCTATCCTTTAGAGAACATAAACCTAAAATACTGAGCAGAAGTATTTCAGCTAAGAAACAGTTAGCAAAGAAACCCCCTACCCCGAAGTAATAAATTCCTAACCCATCTCAAAATGTTCAGTTGTCAAAATAAATGCAGAAATTGcctttgaatttatttttcaaaaaattgaaCCAGTAAATAAAAAAGGTCAAAATGACCAGTCGTGCAAAAGCACTATAAATTTCCAACAAATGAAGTTTTGAACATTAAGAGCCAGAGTACACATTTCCTCCCTATAGGAAAGCATAGTAAGAAGTGTTCCATTCAATGAGCTCATACATCACAACCGGTCAACCCTATATGGGCCAATTAGCCATAGAATAAAGCTAATAATTGTCAAAGAATTAAGATAATTGGCTTTGCAAAAAGCTGGGGGAATAAGCATCTTAGAAGTCTGGGTTACCAAAACAGATAACAGTTTGCATTTGGTCTCAAAATGAAAACCAGTAACTTTTCCAACTTCTAAAGCATCTTTTTCCTCATAATCTCCAACTCAACTCCTTAATTCTATATTTTAAGTGATCATCAATTCAATGTCAACTTCCAGGATCAAACAAATGGCATGCATGTTGATGGAGGACTATAGACTAGGGGGGAAAAAAGCATGTCAAAATCCTACaagcaaaaagaagaaacaagcaTAATACATAATAAAGCAGGAAAAAGTAAATCAAATACAAATAATTTGGACGTACTCGGCAATCCCTTCATAGACCGACCCAAACGATCCACGTCCCAAGAGATCACCTTTCTCCCAATACGTGATAATGCGTCTAAATCTCCCATTGGGCGAAATATTTGACAAAGGCTCCGTAGTAGTGCTAGATGAATCATCGTCAATCGAAGTTGTGGTAAATGAACATGATCCTGATAGCATGCCATTCTCTCCAGTTATCGTCCTCCTCACCACCACATCACGAACctcctcttcttcctcctccagATAGCCCTTTCCACCCTCATCATCAGAAGTAACAGCATCACTAACCTCAAACCTAAATGGAACCCTATCATCCTCTGGGGCAAAGGACCTCAGGATATCCCAAGTTGAGCACCCATTATCAATAACAGGTAATGACATAGCAGGTGGTGGTGCCAAAGCTGGTGGCCTCACACCTTTGAtgccaccaccacctccaccacgACCAATTATCTCAACACCCTCATTCCCATTGAGATTCCCATCACCATCCCTAACATGATTTAATTTAACCTGCTCATCTATTCTGCTAGATATTGCATCAGTTATTCTAACACTATCTCCTAACCTATACAATAATTCACACACAACATCAGGCGCTGCACCAACACTTCCTCCATTGACATCAATAGGCACATTACCCGGCAATCCACAATCAATCTTCTCGATAATTTGATCACCGCAACTAATCGCAGAAGAACTATTTGAACATCCGAAATCAATACCAAGGATTTGTGGATTAGTTAAACTAACTCCAGAGCTAGCAACAGAACTACTCAAACATCCAAAATCAATCCCCTCATTTCTAGGACTAATTACATCACTAACCCTAGGCGAAGCAGCACAAACTTCACCATCAGTATCTCCAGCTCCAGGACTACTAACACTACTATAATTAAGCCGTGAAAAACGGGGAAGAACATCGGAAGATGACCGAACCTTCATCGCCTCCCAAGCATCAGTAGGAATAGCAAAATCTTCTGGTCCAGAAAGGCCCAAACTTCTGAAAATAACCTCATACTCACCCTCCCCGTTCCCTTCAATTCTGAAGCTGGTCTTCTCCGACAAAGGATGAATCAGATCAAGCGATCGAGTTCTTGTCGCCgtcgccgccgccgccgccgccgatGATGAAGACGCCGAAGAGACCGACGAATTTTCCTCCGAAGAAGTTGAAGGCAGCTCATAGTCTATATTCTTCAACGCGTTTCGCCGCTCCAACCTCGGCTTCGGCTTGGCGGCTGGGCTATCCCGACTCCCCATCCGGCTGCCGGATTTTTTACGAGTAATGAAGATATTTGGTAAACGATGCATTGTAACAGTGGGTTTGATCCATGAATTAGCTACAATTAGCGGAATTATTTTGATTATCAGAAGGAGTTGACTAAAGTAAGTAATAGATATTTTTTCTGTGAAATTTGAGGGAAAATGGTAAGAGCGAGGAGAAGCCTAGGaaggaaggaaaggaaaaagacgAGAAAAGACGGGTAAACGCCAACGCCGTGAAGGAGAGAGAAGAAAACGCGGTGCCAAGCTGGAGAGCTGACGTGGGTGATTCCATCATTTCCTTctgtgtatttcttttctttgtttgtgtACTCTCTTACCTTTTACCTTTATGATGGGCctaattttggtttttttttttttttttggtgtcctTGGGGTGATTATTAGGTCTATATTGGGAGGCTTTTCCCAAAAATGATTTGGGAAAGGTTAATAGTCAACAACGTGAATTAGTTGTGTTATGAGCTTTACGAAATAAATACTTAATCGAGTGCATGTTTTCATGTGAACATCAATTCAGACTatgatttctttattttttgaaaaaaaagaaagatgttATTAATAATGTGGAGTTAAGAATTACATAAGTTTAGCTGCGATTGCAAGCTTGTAAGGAGAACTTGTTGCCTAAAACAGACATTGGTAAAAACACATAGCAGCCCAAGCCCAAACTATTTCCTGCAAGCAAACACAACGGCGATGCCTTTGAATGATCCTCTAGGTTGTGTTTGGGTTTGGATTCAACAATTTAAGTGAATTTGATTTCATATCCTTCACCCAAATCCCTTTGACTGTTTGGATAATTTGAGAAGAATTTGGAGTTGAAATCCTGCAAATTTTGTAGTTTAAATGAGTGGATCTCAAATTCACCCAAAaaccattttaaatttccttgACTTAAGAATCCATTCTTTTATGTGTGTAAACTGAAGAGTTGACTGCAATTGCCAATTGCCGCCAATCGTCGATAtggtattatttggaataattattgtggtactttttatgatgtgatgtatgtgagataaaaaagtgcttggcaatataaaaaggtgggttggaaaatgtgtttatgatgcaagcgaaatattatttgggataagttcactatccaaacaaaccatgTTAGCTACTCCGCTAGTCAAAGTTATAGAAAAAAATATGATATCACAATAGTTTGTTGAGAAACTCACTATAGTTAAAAAATCttgggaaaatcgttcaaaaagaccctcacattttgtaaaatgattttttcatccctcatttttaaaagtgtaattttacgttccttacaaattcacacggatcaaatttggtccctacttaAGTTTTTCACTAGTTTTTTGCTGGAATTCATCACGTGgcttgcatgtgatcattttttagaggccaaattgtcaaatcaaaatttacacaaTCCGATCTAtaatcccttacatttcacaaaatgaattgtttcgtccctcatatttcacaaaatgaattttttcatccctcacatttcataaaatgaattttttcatccctcattgaacATGTGTgcgaatagtttttttttaaatctatgtatatatctatttaatttcacctgAACAATATGAATAGCaagtaatatatctctatttaatttcacctaAACAAACTAATTGTAGTtatacacatgctattcaatagatatatatatatatatgtttaaatctaacaattttgttttaaacccatatatatatatatatatctatctatttaatttcaccaagtgaatctattcaatatttgtaacttttcctttttcactaataattcatttattgagttgtgTAATAAGGTCATCTAATTAATCAGTCCTAATTCGAATTCTATAGTCATGATAACAAATTGCAgttttttcaaagtttttactcGCCACCTTTAAGATCAACAATTGAATTTCTTGTCTTgtgattattttaaaatttgaaagtgtcaaTCATTTACTtcttttgtcatacttttcctttgtttatttttctgtccaaatttaattcggtaTAAATACCTGATAATATGTGCAATAAAatatcttctttattttcaatttttgagtaaaaggaaatgaacttgaatgaaaaactaacaattttttttaaaaccctatatatatatatctatttaatttcacctgACCAGTATATTTAGgcaaaatagagatatattacatgctattcatattattcaagtaaaatcaaatagatatatatatatatatatatatgagttttaaaaaaagttattcgtacacatgatcaatgaggaatgaaaaattttattttgtaaaatgtgagggatgaagcaattcattttgtgaaatgtgaaggatgaaacaattcattttgtgaaatgtgaaggataaaaaaaattatcttgtGAAATATAAGGGACAATGGAttggattatgtaaattttgatttcataattttgctcttaaaaaatgatcatgtgtaAGGCACGTGGTGGATTCCGACCAAAAACTAATCGAAAACTTagatagggactaaatttgatcaatttaaATTTGTAAGAGATCTAAaaatacacttttaaaagtgaaggacgaaaaaagtcattttgcaaaatgtgaaggatgttttgaacgattttcccaaaAATCTACACATATATGAAAATTTGTTTGAGTGGAAAAGGAGTTATTGACTGTTAATTTGCTAAAATAGTTGCTGAAAGTGAAGTGGTGGATCTAAAATGGTAGGGATGTAAACTCAAGGCgggagaagaaaaggaagaatgaaaaattgattttcaaCCCTTGAACTttgcaattattcaatttttACCCCTCATGTTTTgctaaaatataaaattctTATGTAATGTAACAACTCTTAGccaatcaatgaatttggatgAACTAAGAATTCTAGATCCACTAATTTCAAACTCATTGATGTTAAATATCTCAtcaaaatcaaatgaatcaatccAAACGCATCTTTAAATAAGTTAGGAGAAGAGTACAGTCTATCTTGATGAGCATCGAGGTGGGACAATGTTACATTGCATGTAAAAGAAGATCAATTCAAGAAAAAGGTTCAACATGTAGCACTAACAATGTTTGCACCATTGTAGAATTTTGCCCAATAATTCTTCCATCTGCATCCAAGATTAGCACCTAATAACATCTGTTTTATTAAATGAATCAAACAAGTTGTTTGCGACTAAAATGAATGCCACATTAGACTCCAAAGATTAAGGACAATGCTAGCATAAACTGATGTTACCAAATGGACAAGGCCTTTTTGGAAACAATTCCTAGAAATGAGCTTTTAGTCTGAACTCCTTCAGTTTTAATGCTTGAGTCCATTGACAATAGGCAGCttgcaaaatatttttcaatgacaTGTTCACCCCTTCCCACTAGTTCTTCGGACTggcaaaaattaaaatgaaccTGGTCCATGGCTCTAGTTGTGGACCCTGTGGTTCTTAAATAGCCACGTCACACTTTTGCCTTTGTTAATGGGGAAAAATAAGTTAGATCTCTACCCTTGGCCTAGAAGACAATCCCACGAAGTActttcaaaaagaaaataatgagaGCATGCGATCCAATGGTTCGAGTTCAAGTGAAGGTTGAAGTGAATCCGAATGCACATCTTTAGTTGATTGTTTTATTAAGTATTTTAGTTGGTAATGCTTAAGTTCAATAAGGCCGAAATTAGTTTCTCCTAGTTGATTTAGGATTAGTCATTTAGGTAGTTCAAAGTAGTTTGGGATTGTAGGGTTTTCCtattttgatttggatttgcgTCTTTGTAGCATATAAAAAGGCAACGTTATTTCATTAATAAAGTTAGAATGTTTTAGTCCAGAAAATTGTGTGAGAGTTTGTCTCTTGGCTCTTCGTAGCTACCTTTGAACATCTTAGAAAAGTTATAAGTATTCGTTTTGGCTTATTAAATATGAATCACACTTGTTTGTGGCAATTTTCTACCAAACCTTAGTTCGCTGACTCGTTAGGTTGTGGGTTGAGATAATGTCAAGAAGTTTGCACCTCAGGATTTAGATTCGTAGGTTCTCCACTATCAAGCTTAAATATCACCATTACAATCCGGACTTATTGATCATGAGTTTCGTTATACAACAGAGATTGTATCAGTTAGTATCAGAGCAAGGTCGATGGTATTCAGGTTATATCCTTTTATTCTTTGTGTTTGAGTCAATTTGTTGTTCTTCAATttgtttctagggtttctttaaaaaaaaaattgttactgTTCATTGTTACTGTAGCAATTAGTGTTCATCATTACTGTTCATCCAATGGTTACTATTcatccccaaaaaaaatttctaggttctagggtttctttcttGGAGTCATTAGGGTTCTTGTTATTTCTTTGCTATCCACAAATAATTTCCTTTTTTGTGTCGTTTCTTGTTGCTAAATCTTGTGTCGTTTATTGTCtctttgttagttaggatttcaagttaaaaagaaaaaaaaaaagcagaaaagtagCTCCTACCTTGTTTCTTGTTTGTGTCGAAGCTGGATATTTTCTCCAAGAGGTTTGCAAGCTTGAATCTTGTTTATCTTGTGTTTCTTGATCAAGTTTCTTGcaattcttgaatttcttgattaTGTTCTTCAAGTTCTTGAACTAAAATTAAAGTTCTTGAACATTTTAGAtcaaatcttgaagttcttgacaaGTCTTGAACACACCTTCCAAAATCTTGATCTCGAATCTTGTTGATTATGCGCggactgttttggaaaaaagaaaaatttttgtatccgattgcaaaaagaaagagaaagaaacaagaaaagaaggaagagagCAATTGGGGTTGGTTTCCAACAAAACAGCCGCCAGCAAGTTTCCTAGTTACATTCAGATTAGCTTTTCTTTCGTGGCAGATTTGgaaattaaatccaaaaccTGTTTGGAGAACTTCAAAACAGATTCTTAAATCCCGAATTCACTTGAAAAGGAACCAAATTGCACCTAATTCAGTCTAAATAAATTCTTGCTGCCAAATTAATTTCCAGCAACAATTTTTAATCGGGTAGAGTTTATTTTCTAGGGAATATTTCAGCCGATTCTTGTGAGTCTTTTCTAGCATCAAATTTATTATTCCTGCAGTGTTTTAGGCTTCTAAAAACTCAGTTTATCACTTGTTTTCAGTCCTTCATTTGTCTTAAATTCAAGCTGCACTTGTGAGATAATTGTTGGTGAGTTAACTTGAACACTTGAAGGAACTTCTAATTTCTTTAAGGGAGGTGACAAGGACCTCGAGAAAGTTGTCGTGAAACTATTAGAGTAATTATCTACTTGAGTGAAAACACAAGTGTTGAGTGTGTCGCGCCCCAATTTTTTGTGATAAAAAAAAGTATTTACAAAATATGTggtttttcatttaaaaataagtgaaaaggGGTCTAAAACGGTACTTTAAAGAATGTGACAGTTTGAgcccaaaatttagtctaaaaagggtttttaagaaaataggagtcgccacttggtattgaatttaggtgaaccaagtcacccaacaaatatttcttaacaaaaataagaataaaatccTTTTCGACAACTCCAAGTTTTTGAAGacaagagaaaatgagttcgAGAGTTACaattgaaaaaaggaaagataaaTGCTCTATTGACTCAAACCTAAGACATCCTTTTAACCTAGTCTAAgttagttgcgagatttagtcaaaaattttcttaatctaacccttcaatttatcacgtttggatgtttcctacatggatgcaaatctaaatttatagaCAATATCGAAGGGACAAAATGTCCATTCCAGGGTTT contains the following coding sequences:
- the LOC113712435 gene encoding mitogen-activated protein kinase kinase kinase 1 isoform X2 — translated: MHRLPNIFITRKKSGSRMGSRDSPAAKPKPRLERRNALKNIDYELPSTSSEENSSVSSASSSSAAAAAATATRTRSLDLIHPLSEKTSFRIEGNGEGEYEVIFRSLGLSGPEDFAIPTDAWEAMKVRSSSDVLPRFSRLNYSSVSSPGAGDTDGEVCAASPRVSDVISPRNEGIDFGCLSSSVASSGVSLTNPQILGIDFGCSNSSSAISCGDQIIEKIDCGLPGNVPIDVNGGSVGAAPDVVCELLYRLGDSVRITDAISSRIDEQVKLNHVRDGDGNLNGNEGVEIIGRGGGGGGIKGVRPPALAPPPAMSLPVIDNGCSTWDILRSFAPEDDRVPFRFEVSDAVTSDDEGGKGYLEEEEEEVRDVVVRRTITGENGMLSGSCSFTTTSIDDDSSSTTTEPLSNISPNGRFRRIITYWEKGDLLGRGSFGSVYEGIADDGFFFAVKEVSLLDQGEEGRQSIYQLEQEIALLSQFEHENIVQYYGTDKDDSKLYIFLELVTKGSLLSLYQKYNLRDSQVSAYTRQILHGLKYLHDRNVVHRGSQGGKSSNVVQPYPFSFFVFSFSFSSSSSFFFLIMKFHLCFCC
- the LOC113712435 gene encoding mitogen-activated protein kinase kinase kinase 1 isoform X1; this translates as MHRLPNIFITRKKSGSRMGSRDSPAAKPKPRLERRNALKNIDYELPSTSSEENSSVSSASSSSAAAAAATATRTRSLDLIHPLSEKTSFRIEGNGEGEYEVIFRSLGLSGPEDFAIPTDAWEAMKVRSSSDVLPRFSRLNYSSVSSPGAGDTDGEVCAASPRVSDVISPRNEGIDFGCLSSSVASSGVSLTNPQILGIDFGCSNSSSAISCGDQIIEKIDCGLPGNVPIDVNGGSVGAAPDVVCELLYRLGDSVRITDAISSRIDEQVKLNHVRDGDGNLNGNEGVEIIGRGGGGGGIKGVRPPALAPPPAMSLPVIDNGCSTWDILRSFAPEDDRVPFRFEVSDAVTSDDEGGKGYLEEEEEEVRDVVVRRTITGENGMLSGSCSFTTTSIDDDSSSTTTEPLSNISPNGRFRRIITYWEKGDLLGRGSFGSVYEGIADDGFFFAVKEVSLLDQGEEGRQSIYQLEQEIALLSQFEHENIVQYYGTDKDDSKLYIFLELVTKGSLLSLYQKYNLRDSQVSAYTRQILHGLKYLHDRNVVHRDIKCANILVDANGSVKLADFGLAKATKLNDVKSCKGTAFWMAPEVVNRKTQGYGLAADIWSLGCTVLEMLTRKYPYSRWEPMAALFRIGRGEPPDIPETLSGDAREFILKCLQVNPIARPSAAQLLDHPFVKRALPSSCLASPYHPSRRV